The following is a genomic window from Nitrospirota bacterium.
TGGCGTCAGCCCAGCCAGACGGCCGTTCAGACGCTGCGCCAGATCGCCGACTTTCGGCGCGATCCGGCGCACGAAAAAATCCGCGTTCACCTCGAACACGGTCGCCGCCAGGGTGATGGCATCGTCGAGAGCCAGCGCGTCCACCCACTCGCGCGGTTGGCGGCTGGCGATCGCCAACCCGGTGAGCAAGGCATCGCCGTGGTCCGAGAGCAAGGCGAGCCAGTCCGGCTCGCCCGCCAGTCGTTGCGCGAAGGGCTGCACGGCCTTGAGCATCGCCGGCAGCTCGCCGAGCACCAGCGGGCTGATCGCGAGGCGTTGGCCGGCCAGATCCACAACTTGAGGCTGCGGCACGAGAACATCCAGATCGGAAGCACTCATCGTCATCCCCCTCACAGCAGCACGACGCGGCCGAACTGGCCGAGGTCGCCGGCGGCGGGCTTGAGCGTGTCGGCCAGCACCTGGCCCGAAAGCTCGAACTTCAGCAGCTCGTCGGTGATGACCGAGAGCTCCTTGGCCGGGTTGATGGCCACGCGGTAGAGATCGATCACCACCTCGCGGTTGCCGTCGGCGGTATTGAGTCCCTCGAAGCGCACCCAGCGCTCGGGCAGCGGCTGGGTGAACATGGCGGTGACCGATGCCGTGCCGTAGGCGTAGTCGACCTTGAAGGGCTCGACGTAGGGTCCGCCGGTGGTGGCGTCGAGGATCACCAGCGAGCCGTGCTTGGCGTTCACCGAGTACTGCGCGGCCGGCAGAATCTTGGGGGTGGCGCTGGAGTCCTTTACCACCACCGACGAGACGTCCTGCTTGGCGAGCAGGTAGAGGCTGCCGGGAGTGACCGGGTTCGGCAGCGCCTCGGCGGTGACCGTGCCCGGGGTCTGGGCGGTGGTGGCGCCGTAGAGGGCGAGCGCCAGGTTGGTCGTGATGAGCTCCTCCAGCGTGCAGGCGAACTCGCCCTTCTTGGTCTTGATGAGCTGCAGGTCGGTGAGGCGCTGGCCGCTCACCGACTCCTGGTGCTCCAGGGTCTCCACCGAGAGGGAGACCTTGAGTTCGGGCACGTTGCCCACGTAGGCCAGGCCCTGCGGGTTGCCGAGTGCGTCGCGGGCGCCGATGTAGACGCGCCCCTGTCCGGAAAAGTAAGGCATGGTCAGTCTCCTTTACGGGTCTTGATCGGGGTCTGGGGTTGAGGGTCGGCCGGCCGCGCGGCTCCGCGCTCGATCAGCCCCCGCGCGGTCCCGCGCTCGATCAACCATTGCGCCGCTGCCTCGTCGAGATCGAGGATCTCGCCGGGGGCGTGGAGTCGGCCGGCGTGGGTGTGCGGTTCGATGAGTTCGATGTGCATGGTGACTATCCTTTTTGGGTGAGGTCGGAGGCCAGGGTGCGGTAGCGGATCTCGTAACGCGCGGGCACGGCCAGGGCTTGGCTGTCTGCGTCCTCCGCGTCCCACTCGCAGTCGATCTCGCGCACGCCCAGGGCCAGCCCGCCGAGGCTCGGCTCGGCCATGAGCGCGCCGTGCGCCGCGACGATGAGCGCGTCGGCCACGTCGAAGGCGTCGTCTTCGCGCGCGAGCGCGACCAGCCTCAGCGTCAGGGCGCGGTCGAGCCGGTCGTTCGCCTGCGCGAGGACCTGATCGCCTTCGATGAACAGCAGGAGCGCGGGGCTCGCCTCGCGCGGGAGCGGCACGGTGGGCTGGCGATGCAGCGGCGTCGGTGCGATCGCGGGACCGATACGCGCCACGACCGCCCGGACCAGGCGCTCGCGGACGGAGGACGTCATAGCCGGGTCAGCTTGGCCTGCATCTCAGAGCCGTCGCGCAGCTGGCGGACCTCGCGCACCCGATACGGGCTTCCCGCGATCTCCACCGTGTCGCCGGCGGCGAGGGTGAGCCAGGCGCTCGGGTACTCGAGGTGGTAGTCGCGGTTCAGTGCGAGCCCGTCGAGCGCCAGCTCATCCGGGGCGCTGAAGACGCACTGCACCGTGAGCGAACCCACCATGACGTCGGTGAGCAGCCCGGCGCGGCCGGCGGCCTCGTAGAGATCCGTCACCTGCGCCATCACGCTGCCGTCAGCTTCACCAGCACACCGGGCCGGTGGCACATCGGCAGCGGGTTGCTCTGGGTGTGCAGATCGGTGCCGCGGTCGAACTTGCGCGGCTCCTGCTTCGCGTAGAGCGGCTGGCCCAGGGTGTTGACCGTCTCGTTGAAGTCGGCCGGGGCGAAGTAGGTGGCGAAGGTGTCCACCGTGCCCAGCGGGAAGGCGTGGGCCTCGCCGGCGGCGATGAAGCGGCGCGCGTTGCCGTTGGCGTCGGTGGCCTGGCCCCGGTACTCCTCGAAGGTGATGCCGCCGAAGGTGAAGCCGCGGCGCATGTCGTTGATGAGCACCGCGCCCTGCTGCCAGTTCTTGTAAGCCTCCTCGACCTTGGCGTGGCCGGTCAGCGCGTCGAAGAACTCGGGCGAGCACAGGCAGTGCACGCCGATCGAGAACTCGCCCGAGAGGTTGTCCTCGATGTGGCGCAACACCTCGGCGCACTTGCCCTTGACGTTGGTGTTGGCGTTGCCGAGGGCGAAGTTCACGGTCTTGGGGGTGATGCCGAACTCGGTGTAGAGATTGACCAGCGGCGTGGCATCGGCGTCGAGGATCTCGCCCTTCAGCGCCCCCATGCGCAGGTGCTCCAGGGTGATGGCGTGCTTGTTGCGCATGGTCTCCAGGTGGCGAGCGAGCACGCCGGCCACGCTCTCGGTCTCGGTTTCCTGCCCGAAGCTACGGATGCCTTGGACCTCCTCGGGCAGCACCACGTCGTCGTGCGGGATGTGGGGCACGACGAAGGCGCGCATCGCCCGCTTGCCGCGCTTGCCCACGGTGCCGGGCGAGCCGGGCGGCAGGGTCGGCAGCAGGTTTAGCACGCCGTGCATCTCCTCCACCACCACCTGGCGGGTACGCACCGGCTTGATGGGGAACAGGTCCAGGGTCTCCAGCCGCCCGTAGCGGTTGGGGATCAGGTTGATGGCGGCGGTGAGGCTCGCCATCGAGAAGGCGGGGTTGGAAAAGGGATTCTGCATGGTCAGGCTCCTTCACGAACGAGGATGCCGCGCGCTTCGAGGGCGGCGATGGCGGCGGACTGCTGCGCGGGCGTGATACCGGCAGGCCAGACCAGCACATGGCGGGCGACGATGGCGTGGCGCGCGACGATGACCGCATCGAGGTCGGCGGCGGTGGCGTCTGCGTCGACGATCAGCACGCCGGCGGGCAGCTCGGTGCCGTCGGTGGCGGTCGGATCGAGCGCCTTCAGCTTGTTTGTGGCGGTCTCACGGCCGACGACGCTGCCCAGGACGAGGCTCTGGCCGGCGGCGACGGTGGCCGGGTCGCGCGAGTACAGGTTGGGCGCCTCGTACTTCAGCAGGTCGCCCAGGTTCAT
Proteins encoded in this region:
- a CDS encoding DUF6631 family protein, producing MSASDLDVLVPQPQVVDLAGQRLAISPLVLGELPAMLKAVQPFAQRLAGEPDWLALLSDHGDALLTGLAIASRQPREWVDALALDDAITLAATVFEVNADFFVRRIAPKVGDLAQRLNGRLAGLTPSPA
- a CDS encoding major capsid protein, whose amino-acid sequence is MQNPFSNPAFSMASLTAAINLIPNRYGRLETLDLFPIKPVRTRQVVVEEMHGVLNLLPTLPPGSPGTVGKRGKRAMRAFVVPHIPHDDVVLPEEVQGIRSFGQETETESVAGVLARHLETMRNKHAITLEHLRMGALKGEILDADATPLVNLYTEFGITPKTVNFALGNANTNVKGKCAEVLRHIEDNLSGEFSIGVHCLCSPEFFDALTGHAKVEEAYKNWQQGAVLINDMRRGFTFGGITFEEYRGQATDANGNARRFIAAGEAHAFPLGTVDTFATYFAPADFNETVNTLGQPLYAKQEPRKFDRGTDLHTQSNPLPMCHRPGVLVKLTAA
- a CDS encoding head decoration protein yields the protein MPTLVEPMNLGDLLKYEAPNLYSRDPATVAAGQSLVLGSVVGRETATNKLKALDPTATDGTELPAGVLIVDADATAADLDAVIVARHAIVARHVLVWPAGITPAQQSAAIAALEARGILVREGA